A window of Panicum virgatum strain AP13 chromosome 8K, P.virgatum_v5, whole genome shotgun sequence contains these coding sequences:
- the LOC120645565 gene encoding uncharacterized protein LOC120645565, with protein sequence MSTSTLRSVGEETRNCGKAVQASRRATTVSFAPPPLSAAVAAPAKAMVRPATASGARPGSASGQRCGTSAGRLPEPPGAKAMRRSWGWTGGVDAKEKSGNPVAAKVMAKTQSRSSSVPRRLPPPEDKEKPLPRTKTMTNSRTKTNPSTPPKTEMEGSRSPPDTSRKNMKAPNSVSLKNMDMVSPPTRTSVATIGASWDSLPSDLQNLGLEVMGYRDDAEIAAVEALKEASAAEILLRCQSTFAELTSGAAKHSPQQTVDEFLALHTAITSSDAAVPFDDKRNRHAGDWLRAAVSTELAPFSLYSPLRRSSHTAGSPASSPQAPPSTQWPMAAGAAVAEEETWLEAARRRLGEEMCAWFLGHVERLLDGDVAGTLGQLKRVNDWLDAVGLGPETEAVERVRKKIYGYLLDHVESAVVALNGGTAATRGRTK encoded by the exons ATGTCGACATCCACTCTGAGGAGCGTCGGCGAGGAGACCAGGAATTGCGGCAAGGCGGTCCAAGCGAGCAGGAGGGCGACCACGGTGAGCTTTGCCCCTCCTCCACTGTCGGCGGCAGTGGCAGCGCCGGCAAAGGCAATGGTAAGGCCTGCGACTGCAAGTGGAGCACGCCCGGGTTCTGCCTCAGGGCAGAGGTGCGGGACATCAGCGGGGAGGTTGCCGGAGCCGCCGGGGGCCAAGGCGATGAGGAGGAGTTGGGGGTGGACAGGTGGCGTGGATGCCAAGGAGAAGAGCGGTAATCCTGTGGCGGCGAAGGTCATGGCAAAGACACAGTCCAGGAGCAGCTCG GTCCCAAGAAGATTGCCACCACCCGAGGACAAAGAGAAACCATTGCCGAGGACAAAGACCATGACCAACTCTAGGACAAAGACAAATCCAAGCACGCCTCCGAAAACGGAGATGGAGGGAAGCAGAAGCCCCCCTGATACTTCAAGGAAGAACATGAAGGCTCCCAACAGTGTGTCACTGAAGAACATGGACATGGTCTCCCCTCCCACAAGAACATCGGTGGCGACGATTGGCGCATCATGGGATTCACTTCCATCAGATCTCCAGAACTTGGGCCTG GAAGTCATGGGGTACAGGGATGATGCGGAGATAGCTGCTGTTGAGGCGTTGAAGGAAGCTTCTGCTGCCGAGATTTTACTGCGGTGCCAGAG caCCTTTGCGGAGCTGACTTCCGGCGCGGCCAAACACTCTCCGCAGCAGACCGTCGACGAGTTCCTCGCGCTCCACACGGCCATCACAAGCTCCGACGCTGCCGTCCCCTTCGACGACAAGCGAAACCGCCATGCAGGTGATTGGCTGCGCGCCGCGGTCTCCACGGAGCTCGCCCCCTTCTCCCTCTACTCGCCATTGAGGAGGTCCAGCCACACGGCAGggtcgccggcctcctccccgcAGGCACCGCCATCGACGCAATGGCCAATGGCGGCTGGAGCAGCCGTCGCCGAGGAGGAGACGTggctggaggcggcgcggaggcggctcgGGGAGGAGATGTGCGCGTGGTTCCTCGGTCACGTGGAACGGCTGCTCGACGGCGACGTGGCCGGGACGCTGGGGCAGCTCAAGAGGGTTAACGACTGGCTGGACGCCGTCGGGCTGGggccggagacggaggccgtCGAGCGGGTGAGGAAGAAGATTTACGGGTACCTGCTGGACCACGTCGAGTCGGCGGTAGTCGCATTGAATGGCGGCACGGCGGCTACTCGTGGCCGGACAAAATAA
- the LOC120644214 gene encoding cycloartenol-C-24-methyltransferase 1-like has translation MKVLDVGCGIGGPLREIARFSSTEITGLNNNADQISRGKELISLAGLSEQCNFIEGDFMNMPFPDNTFDAAYAIEDTIHAPDVLGAYREIYRVQKPGQYFALDELCLTDKFDPNNTKHRDIKAEIELGCGLPDVRSTRECIQAIKDAGFEVIFAKDLAEDSDCPWYHEIDPGHFSLKSIISTSRVGHLLTRAIVGTLEFLRIAPKGCNRLFSILQTASHGLLTGSREQIFTVTFFVLGQKPHKESEI, from the exons ATGAAG GTCCTGGATGTTGGATGTGGAATTGGGGGACCCTTAAGAGAAATTGCCAGATTCAG CTCAACAGAGATAACTGGGTTGAACAACAATGCTGACCAGATATCAAGGGGCAAG GAGCTCATTTCTTTGGCAGGTTTGAGTGAACAGTGTAACTTTATAGAG GGAGACTTCATGAACATGCCATTCCCTGATAACACCTTTGATGCAGCCTATGCAATTGAGGACACAATTCATGCACCTGATGTG CTAGGCGCCTACAGGGAGATATACAGAGTGCAGAAACCAGGCCAGTATTTCGCACTAGATGAACTGTGCTTGACTGATAAGTTCGATCCAAACAACACTAAACATAGGGACATCAAGGCAGAAATTGAGCTTGGCTGTGGCCTGCCTGACGTCCGTAGCACTCGCGAGTGCATCCAAGCGATAAAAGATGCAGGATTCGAG GTTATCTTCGCGAAGGATCTTGCTGAGGACTCCGACTGCCCTTGGTACCATGAAATAGATCCTGGCCACTTCTCATTGAAGAGCATCATCAGTACCTCACGTGTCGGACACCTCCTGACTCGTGCAATT GTTGGCACACTTGAGTTCCTCCGTATTGCCcccaaaggctgcaatagattGTTCAGCATCCTGCAGACTGCTTCCCACGGCCTGCTGACGGGCAGCCG GGAACAGATTTTTACGGTGACCTTCTTTGTCCTGGGCCAGAAACCTCACAAGGAGAGTGAAATTTAA